A window of Macrotis lagotis isolate mMagLag1 chromosome X, bilby.v1.9.chrom.fasta, whole genome shotgun sequence contains these coding sequences:
- the LOC141501725 gene encoding carbonic anhydrase-related protein-like: protein MADLSFIEDSEPYTGKEEDDEEEEEEEGVEWGYEEGVEWGLVFPDANGEYQSPINLNSREARYDPSLLDIRLSPNYVVCRDCEVTNDGHTIQIVLKSKSGILKN, encoded by the exons ATGGCTGATTTGAGCTTCATTGAAGATTCTGAACCCTACACgggaaaggaggaagatgatgaagaggaagaggaggaggagggtgtgGAATGGGGTTACGAGGAAG GAGTTGAGTGGGGCTTGGTGTTTCCTGATGCTAATGGAGAATATCAGTCTCCTATCAACTTAAATTCAAGAGAAGCCAGATATGACCCCTCACTGCTGGATATTCGTCTATCCCCAAATTATGTGGTGTGTCGTGATTGTGAAGTCACTAATGATGGCCATACAATTCAGATTGTTCTTAAATCAAAAtcaggtattttaaaaaattaa